The Jatrophihabitans sp. genomic sequence GACGGGCTGCGCCATCGGTGAAGTCCTCGGCATGGTGATCGGCACCGCCCTGGGCTGGTCGGACCTGCAGACCATCGCGCTGGCCGTGGCGCTGGCGTTCTTCTTC encodes the following:
- a CDS encoding DUF4396 domain-containing protein; the encoded protein is MDHSTHTEPQDGKALTRLAVSATLHCLTGCAIGEVLGMVIGTALGWSDLQTIALAVALAFFF